The following coding sequences are from one Diadema setosum chromosome 9, eeDiaSeto1, whole genome shotgun sequence window:
- the LOC140233080 gene encoding solute carrier family 52, riboflavin transporter, member 3-A-like: protein MGLTENLHKVPVILLVVLFGTGSWVAINGLWVELPLLVSLGIPEGYNLASYLVIIIQIANVGPLLFTLASYFAKDRHLEVPTIYIILPIGVAACLLLVFFWDVTTYWKTIEATRSTALLCLAFFVSIVDCSSSVTFTPFMARFKSSYLTWYFIGEGFSALLPSLVAIGQGVDNTVCVANQTYINATSGQNCTQWVSKTLPAKFPPEDFFWFLFAMMLTSFVSFVLLNFLPIARREYSAEALTKSVSSASSKSSALSESHSMTESGKYMVEDDTKTEEATSQSSKDPMIPKHTKALSHFVYLFLLLGFVNALSNGVLPSIQSYSCGAYSFNAYLLAATLGNVANPVACFIVMLFPQRSLLLVGVTAFCGTIMGGYCLATAALSPTPPLQDQLSGTVLVVLAWILVTGLFSYTKATIGWILRNEPNNRKLLIWFGAVTQIGSLIGACIMFPMVNVLNLFVGYYGSPCDGYEPCPSLT, encoded by the exons ATGGGGCTGACAGAAAACTTGCACAAAGTGCCAGTGATTCTTCTTGTGGTCCTCTTTGGTACGGGATCCTGGGTTGCCATCAATGGTCTCTGGGTAGAGCTACCACTTCTGGTCTCCCTCGGCATTCCAGAAGGGTACAACTTGGCCTCCTacctcgtcatcatcatccaGATTGCCAATGTCGGGCCCCTCCTCTTCACCTTGGCAAGCTATTTTGCCAAAGATCGGCACCTGGAAGTGCCAACCATTTACATCATCCTGCCCATTGGAGTGGCAGCCTGTCTCCTATTGGTGTTCTTCTGGGATGTAACCACATACTGGAAGACGATAGAAGCCACTCGCAGCACGGCACTGCTCTGTCTTGCCTTCTTCGTTTCCATCGTGGACTGCAGCTCCTCTGTCACCTTCACGCCATTTATGGCTCGCTTCAAGAGCTCCTACTTGACGTGGTATTTCATAGGTGAAGGTTTCAGTGCCTTGCTGCCAAGCCTTGTGGCCATCGGACAGGGAGTGGACAATACCGTGTGTGTTGCTAACCAAACCTATATCAATGCCACCTCTGGACAAAACTGCACGCAGTGGGTATCCAAGACGCTGCCCGCCAAGTTTCCCCCAGAAGATTTCTTCTGGTTTCTCTTTGCCATGATGCTGACGTCATTTGTCTCATTTGTCCTGCTCAACTTTCTGCCAATTGCCCGGAGGGAGTACTCGGCAGAAGCTCTCACCAAGTCAGTCTCCTCGGCCTCATCGAAGTCGAGTGCGCTCAGTGAGTCCCACTCCATGACGGAGAGTGGAAAGTACATGGTGGAAGATGATACGAAGACGGAGGAGGCCACAAGTCAGTCTTCAAAGGACCCAATGATTCCTAAACACACAAAGGCACTTTCACATTTTGTctacctcttcctcctcctcggCTTTGTCAATGCCCTCAGCAACGGCGTGCTTCCATCCATCCAGAGTTACTCATGTGGGGCGTACAGCTTCAATGCCTACCTCCTGGCAGCAACATTGGGTAATGTGGCCAACCCTGTGGCATGCTTCATAGTCATGCTGTTCCCCCAGCGCAGCCTCCTGCTGGTGGGTGTGACAGCCTTCTGTGGAACCATCATGGGAGGCTACTGCCTGGCCACAGCAGCCCTCAGCCCCACACCACCTCTGCAGGATCAACTCTCAGGGACCGTCCTGGTG GTTCTGGCCTGGATTCTGGTGACTGGCTTGTTCTCCTACACCAAGGCAACGATAGGCTGGATCCTGCGCAATGAGCCCAACAACCGCAAGCTGCTCATCTGGTTTGGGGCCGTCACCCAGATTGGCTCCCTCATCGGGGCGTGCATCATGTTCCCCATGGTCAACGTCCTCAACCTGTTCGTCGGTTACTACGGCTCACCTTGTGATGGGTATGAACCCTGCCCATCACTGACATGA